From the Desmodus rotundus isolate HL8 chromosome Y, HLdesRot8A.1, whole genome shotgun sequence genome, one window contains:
- the LOC139440590 gene encoding F-box-like/WD repeat-containing protein TBL1X isoform X1, with protein MSITSDEVNFLVYRYLQESGFSHSAFTFGIESHISQSNINGTLVPPAALISILQKGLQYVEAEISINEDGTVFDGRPIESLSLIDAVMPDVVQTRQQAFREKLAQQQASAAAAAAAVAATAATAATATPASVSQPNPPKNGEATVNGEENGAHAINNHSKPMEIDGDVEIPPSKATVLRGHESEVFICAWNPVSDLLASGSGDSTARIWNLNENSNGASTQLVLRHCIREGGHDVPSNKDVTSLDWNSEGTLLATGSYDGFARIWTEDGNLASTLGQHKGPIFALKWNKKGNYILSAGVDKTTIIWDAHTGEAKQQFPFHSAPALDVDWQNNTTFASCSTDMCIHVCRLSCDRPVKTFQGHTNEVNAIKWDPSGMLLASCSDDMTLKIWSMKQDPCVHDLQAHSKEIYTIKWSPTGPATSNPNSNIMLASASFDSTVRLWDVERGVCVHTLTKHQEPVYSVAFSPDGKYLASGSFDKCVHIWNTQSGSLVHSYRGTGGIFEVCWNARGDKVGASASDGSVCVLDLRK; from the exons ATGAGCATAACGAGTGACGAGGTGAACTTCCTGGTGTATCGGTACCTCCAGGAGTCAG GGTTTTCGCACTCGGCGTTCACGTTCGGTATCgagagccacatcagccagtcCAACATCAACGGGACGCTCGTGCCGCCCGCCGCCCTCATCTCCATCTTGCAGAAGGGGCTGCAGTATGTGGAGGCCGAGATCAGCATCAATGAG GACGGGACAGTCTTTGATGGCCGTCCCATAGAGTCCCTGTCCCTGATCGACGCTGTGATGCCCGACGTGGTACAGACGCGGCAGCAGGCTTTTCGGGAGAAGCTCGCTCAGCAGCAGGCcagcgcggcggcggcggcggcagcggtaGCGGCCACAGCGGCAACAGCAGCCACAGCGACCCCAGCAAGTGTGTCCCAGCCCAACCCACCAAAGAACGGAGAGGCCACAGTGAACGGGGAAGAGAACGGAGCACACGCAATAA ATAACCATTCGAAACCAATGGAAATAGACGGGGACGTCGAGATCCCGCCCAGCAAAGCCACCGTGCTGCGGGGCCATGAGTCTGAGGTGTTCATCTGTGCCTGGAACCCCGTCAGCGACCTGCTCGCTTCTGG GTCCGGGGATTCGACGGCTCGGATATGGAACCTGAACGAAAACAGCAACGGGGCGTCCACGCAGCTGGTGCTGCGGCACTGCATCCGGGAAGGCGGCCACGACGTGCCCAGTAACAAAGACGTGACCTCCCTGGACTGGAAC AGCGAGGGGACGCTGTTGGCTACAGGTTCCTACGACGGCTTTGCAAGGATATGGACGGAAGACG GTAACCTGGCCAGCACCTTAGGGCAACACAAAGGGCCCATCTTTGCCTTGAAGTGGAACAAGAAGGGGAATTACATTTTGAGTGCCGGCGTGGACAAG ACCACCATCATCTGGGATGCCCACACGGGGGAGGCCAAGCAGCAGTTCCCGTTCCACTCCG CCCCCGCCCTGGACGTGGACTGGCAGAACAACACCACCTTCGCCTCCTGCAGCACCGACATGTGCATCCACGTCTGCCGGCTCAGCTGTGACCGCCCCGTGAAAACCTTCCAAGGACACACA AATGAGGTCAATGCAATCAAGTGGGACCCTTCCGGAATGTTGCTAGCGTCCTGTTCGGACGACATGACGCTGAAG ATATGGAGCATGAAGCAGGATCCGTGTGTCCACGACCTTCAAGCCCACAGCAAAGAGATATACACCATAAAGtggagtcccaccgggccggccaCCAGCAACCCGAACTCCAACATCATGCTGGCCAG CGCCTCCTTCGACTCCACGGTGCGGCTCTGGGACGTGGAGCGTGGCGTGTGCGTCCACACGCTCACCAAGCACCAGGAGCCCGTCTACAGCGTCGCCTTCAGCCCCGACGGCAAGTACCTGGCCAGCGGCTCCTTCGACAAGTGCGTGCATATCTGGAACACACAG
- the LOC139440590 gene encoding F-box-like/WD repeat-containing protein TBL1X isoform X2, whose amino-acid sequence MPDVVQTRQQAFREKLAQQQASAAAAAAAVAATAATAATATPASVSQPNPPKNGEATVNGEENGAHAINNHSKPMEIDGDVEIPPSKATVLRGHESEVFICAWNPVSDLLASGSGDSTARIWNLNENSNGASTQLVLRHCIREGGHDVPSNKDVTSLDWNSEGTLLATGSYDGFARIWTEDGNLASTLGQHKGPIFALKWNKKGNYILSAGVDKTTIIWDAHTGEAKQQFPFHSAPALDVDWQNNTTFASCSTDMCIHVCRLSCDRPVKTFQGHTNEVNAIKWDPSGMLLASCSDDMTLKIWSMKQDPCVHDLQAHSKEIYTIKWSPTGPATSNPNSNIMLASASFDSTVRLWDVERGVCVHTLTKHQEPVYSVAFSPDGKYLASGSFDKCVHIWNTQSGSLVHSYRGTGGIFEVCWNARGDKVGASASDGSVCVLDLRK is encoded by the exons ATGCCCGACGTGGTACAGACGCGGCAGCAGGCTTTTCGGGAGAAGCTCGCTCAGCAGCAGGCcagcgcggcggcggcggcggcagcggtaGCGGCCACAGCGGCAACAGCAGCCACAGCGACCCCAGCAAGTGTGTCCCAGCCCAACCCACCAAAGAACGGAGAGGCCACAGTGAACGGGGAAGAGAACGGAGCACACGCAATAA ATAACCATTCGAAACCAATGGAAATAGACGGGGACGTCGAGATCCCGCCCAGCAAAGCCACCGTGCTGCGGGGCCATGAGTCTGAGGTGTTCATCTGTGCCTGGAACCCCGTCAGCGACCTGCTCGCTTCTGG GTCCGGGGATTCGACGGCTCGGATATGGAACCTGAACGAAAACAGCAACGGGGCGTCCACGCAGCTGGTGCTGCGGCACTGCATCCGGGAAGGCGGCCACGACGTGCCCAGTAACAAAGACGTGACCTCCCTGGACTGGAAC AGCGAGGGGACGCTGTTGGCTACAGGTTCCTACGACGGCTTTGCAAGGATATGGACGGAAGACG GTAACCTGGCCAGCACCTTAGGGCAACACAAAGGGCCCATCTTTGCCTTGAAGTGGAACAAGAAGGGGAATTACATTTTGAGTGCCGGCGTGGACAAG ACCACCATCATCTGGGATGCCCACACGGGGGAGGCCAAGCAGCAGTTCCCGTTCCACTCCG CCCCCGCCCTGGACGTGGACTGGCAGAACAACACCACCTTCGCCTCCTGCAGCACCGACATGTGCATCCACGTCTGCCGGCTCAGCTGTGACCGCCCCGTGAAAACCTTCCAAGGACACACA AATGAGGTCAATGCAATCAAGTGGGACCCTTCCGGAATGTTGCTAGCGTCCTGTTCGGACGACATGACGCTGAAG ATATGGAGCATGAAGCAGGATCCGTGTGTCCACGACCTTCAAGCCCACAGCAAAGAGATATACACCATAAAGtggagtcccaccgggccggccaCCAGCAACCCGAACTCCAACATCATGCTGGCCAG CGCCTCCTTCGACTCCACGGTGCGGCTCTGGGACGTGGAGCGTGGCGTGTGCGTCCACACGCTCACCAAGCACCAGGAGCCCGTCTACAGCGTCGCCTTCAGCCCCGACGGCAAGTACCTGGCCAGCGGCTCCTTCGACAAGTGCGTGCATATCTGGAACACACAG